A window from Malania oleifera isolate guangnan ecotype guangnan chromosome 7, ASM2987363v1, whole genome shotgun sequence encodes these proteins:
- the LOC131160744 gene encoding NDR1/HIN1-like protein 13: protein MSLPMEERPATHVDDDHPPPLEPPPAHHLSSETYVVQVPKDQIYRIPPPENAQIVETYRNPAGRPKNAFSSRWRWILVGVAAVALAVTIAFGLYSIILSPQSPTFSVEHVIVKDPQPSPNKKWHPQFEISLLATNPNSRMGIYYERDGRATLSFKEKQIATGEFPAFFQESKNSRTVPVVVAGSGKDLPHEVQERLKDKNSTAVVSLGFMVEAPVRMKAGAVQTRGMEMTIECELKVKKLATGGRPLSAHCDTKLKN, encoded by the coding sequence ATGTCTCTTCCCATGGAGGAGCGGCCTGCCACCCATGTTGACGACGACCATCCTCCGCCGCTAGAACCCCCGCCGGCCCACCACTTGTCCTCGGAAACCTACGTCGTTCAGGTCCCCAAAGACCAAATCTATCGGATCCCTCCCCCGGAAAATGCCCAAATTGTCGAAACCTACCGCAACCCCGCCGGCCGCCCCAAAAATGCCTTCTCTTCTCGCTGGCGGTGGATCCTCGTGGGCGTCGCCGCCGTCGCACTTGCTGTTACCATCGCTTTTGGTCTCTACTCTATAATATTGAGCCCTCAGAGCCCCACATTCTCCGTCGAGCATGTGATCGTGAAGGACCCGCAACCTTCTCCCAACAAAAAATGGCACCCGCAATTTGAAATTTCGTTGCTGGCCACAAATCCAAATTCCAGAATGGGCATTTATTACGAAAGAGACGGACGTGCCACTCTCTCTTTTAAGGAAAAGCAGATTGCGACGGGCGAATTCCCCGCATTCTTCCAAGAGAGCAAAAATTCGAGGACGGTTCCGGTGGTGGTCGCTGGCTCGGGTAAGGATTTGCCCCATGAGGTTCAGGAGAGACTGAAAGATAAGAACTCGACGGCGGTGGTTTCGCTGGGTTTCATGGTGGAAGCTCCCGTGAGGATGAAGGCTGGGGCGGTGCAGACGCGGGGCATGGAGATGACCATCGAGTGCGAATTGAAGGTCAAGAAGTTGGCGACGGGTGGCCGCCCTTTGTCAGCTCATTGTGACACGAAGTTGAAGAACTAG